CAGGTTTTCTTCAAAGATGCCTTCGACATGAATCAGAAAACACCGTCGCGGACAGTAGGTGTACTGGTTCAGCGCTGAAATCGGCAGATAGAGTTCTGGTTCCATGATATTCACTCCGGGAATGCTTCTCTCGCCACGGATTCCGCTGCGCTCCACCCGAGGCTGTAATTATTTCGCCCAGTTCCTGGACTCAGAACCAGTCGGGCAACTGATTCCTGGTTCTTCTTCGAAAGTATCCTTCTGTAAATTTTTCCGTGATGGCTGCCTTCGAGCAAATTGGAAATTGAGGATTTCAACCTGCGAAGCAGGTAAAAGAGAGTAGCCCCCGGTGCAACCGGGGGATCGGTCCGACCTCCCTCCCGCCCCACCGGCAACCGCCGTAGGCGGTTGCCGGTGGGGCGGGAGAAATTGGGAATGACCGTCAACCCCCGCTTCGCAGGTTAAAACCGAAACCTCGCCGTAGTACTAACCACTAACCACTAACCACTAGATGGTTTCTTCATTCTGACCAGCCCCATGCCCCGGCTGGTTTTGGCGCCGACGCCGGTAAAAAAGGCCACGCGGCTCAGGATGTTGCAATAGGCCAGGACCATCCCATCGTGAGGACGGTAGGTCACTTCACCGACAAAACCGGTGCGGCGCAGTTTGTCGCCAATGTCGGCACTGACGGTTTCTCCCGAGAAATGGCTCACCGTCACGTCGTCCCGGATGAGTTGGCGAAAGGTTTTTGAGTCGAAGTCAGGCGACGGTGCCGCTACGTGCCAGCGATCAGCCAGACTTCCGAAGACATATTCCGGCAACGGCATCGGGTCGTCCCGGTTGCCCTGGCGGAAAAACGTAGGCGTGGCAAAGTGCAGCGTGTAGGTCTTGGGCAAGCCTCCGGCGCCAACCGTGACTGTTTGGAGTTCTCGAATGGTGGCAAACCCACTCCAGGAATCCGGGCCATCCGGCGTCGTCACCAGTCGGCTGATCTGAAACTCGGTTTTGTTCAAGCGGAACGCGGCTTTGTCCTGACTGAGCGCCAGATTGAGCAGCGCCGGGTAAATCCGGTCATCCAGACAGGCAATGCGGAGTTTGACCGAAGTCAGCCCGGCTTCCCGAACCTGCCCCAGTCGCGGACTGAGCAAGGCCAGCGAATATCGGCGCAATGCGTTTTCATCGTGGAGTTCTTTGGCCAATGCCGGGTCGATGCGTTGAATAAGATTGAGAAACATCCCCTGGAGCTGCGCTCCATTGAGTGACGTCAGGCGGTTTTTCTGATCGTTGGAAATGGCTTCGATCACAATCGAGTAGGGCATGACGGTCAAATCTCCTTTAACAAATGTAAAAGCCTTCGTGGCGTTCCAGCGCACATCGCAACCCAAAAGCACGCCGGGCAATAAAATAGGCGGCAGTTCCAATCAGAGCGTGAAAGGTGTTTGTTGACTGATCGTCCGATACCGTCAACTCAGTCGTGTAGTACCCGGCGGCAGAGATCTTGTTATACAAGATGAGTCTGGTTTTATCACTCAGGACCAGCATTGGGATACATTGATTGGCAAATACATCAATGACTTGCGGTGATAGAGGAACATTGTGCCGAACACCAAATTCACCAATCGTCAGCCCAAGTTGAATGCCTTGAAAGGCTCGAATCTGATCCGTATCCAGTTTTTCAAAGGCTTTCAAATCATCAACTTCAAGCTGGAACTGCAACCGCAACCGTTCTTTTGGAGGTCGAATTTTATCAATTCGAAGGTAAATCGCTGAGTCTTCCCCTTTAAACTGATCAAAGGACTGGTTTGGACAATCCCGCTCAACTTCGGCCCAAAACTGAGCCTGGCCAGGGTATACAAAAGCTTCATAATTTTTCAGAATGTGGAGCACATCGTACCGGGTAACTGGTTGCTCGGAATGGAACACTCGGATTTTGTCATACACCAGGGCGGGGACTCCGCTGAAGGCTTCGCGAAAGTTGAAAATCCCGGCCAGCGCCCCATGTTCTTCCTGCACAAATTTTTGGTAACCGAGGTTCAGGGCTCGAACTTTGGGAACCATAGCCGCCAGCTTGCTCAGTTCCACGTCAGGAAGTTCTTTGGTTGCCGTTTCACTCGTGTCTTCAGTTTCGGTGGCGTACTGCTTTCGCTTTCGAAGGTCGAAGGCAAACTCGCGCATCAATTTTGGTGGATACTCAGGCTTCCCTTTGCGAAGTGCATCCACTTCAGATTGAAGCGTTTGCAATCTGACAAGCCGTCCCTGAACTGTTTTCCAGGAAGGTGCTTTT
Above is a genomic segment from Acidobacteriota bacterium containing:
- the cas6 gene encoding CRISPR system precrRNA processing endoribonuclease RAMP protein Cas6; amino-acid sequence: MPYSIVIEAISNDQKNRLTSLNGAQLQGMFLNLIQRIDPALAKELHDENALRRYSLALLSPRLGQVREAGLTSVKLRIACLDDRIYPALLNLALSQDKAAFRLNKTEFQISRLVTTPDGPDSWSGFATIRELQTVTVGAGGLPKTYTLHFATPTFFRQGNRDDPMPLPEYVFGSLADRWHVAAPSPDFDSKTFRQLIRDDVTVSHFSGETVSADIGDKLRRTGFVGEVTYRPHDGMVLAYCNILSRVAFFTGVGAKTSRGMGLVRMKKPSSG